In Mycobacterium sp. 050128, one genomic interval encodes:
- a CDS encoding PPE family protein, which produces MVFADFAVQPPELISGLLYSGPGSGSFLAAAAAWEALAAELHSTAASYRSVISELVGESWAGPSSEAMAAALAPYVTWMSTTAAQAEQAASQALAAARAYEAALAAAVPPALIIENRLELEELSATNILGQNNGEIAANQAEYAQMWSRDVEVMFSYASASESAGELTAFGEAPQTTTATAQATQAAAAAAAPPQSLSSWLTELENYINSLTGQYATFWQQLIAGVTGSSDVAPMWEALYSAISSIGSQGTWTNVVNASIGLGVSQWKNFFIYAPWSAAMAKSSLGAGLASPGHLAAVGAVRPVSAVLGGAPTVGSMSVPPSWATATPAIRLTSSALPAGVAAAPAAEFPAAMINEATLGSLAGGALGSPVSRVVGATGIQARAITGERRVGPVKLDRVIAQLQEQPDQVQHWSVDEAGLDDLVARLTTTPGVHAVHVTDDVQTPLVPTESNLG; this is translated from the coding sequence ATGGTTTTCGCGGATTTCGCGGTGCAGCCACCGGAGCTGATCTCCGGTCTGCTCTACTCGGGCCCGGGTTCGGGTTCATTTTTGGCCGCTGCCGCGGCTTGGGAGGCGCTGGCCGCGGAGTTGCATTCCACCGCGGCCTCGTACCGATCGGTGATTTCGGAACTGGTCGGCGAATCGTGGGCGGGTCCGTCGTCCGAGGCCATGGCGGCAGCATTGGCACCGTATGTGACGTGGATGTCGACCACGGCGGCTCAGGCCGAGCAGGCCGCGTCCCAGGCGCTGGCCGCGGCCCGCGCGTACGAGGCCGCGTTGGCGGCGGCCGTGCCGCCGGCGCTGATCATCGAGAATCGTCTCGAGCTGGAAGAGCTGTCGGCGACCAATATCCTCGGCCAAAACAACGGGGAGATCGCGGCCAACCAAGCCGAATACGCCCAGATGTGGTCTCGGGACGTCGAGGTGATGTTCAGCTACGCCAGCGCCTCGGAATCCGCGGGCGAGCTGACGGCGTTCGGCGAGGCGCCGCAAACCACCACCGCGACCGCGCAGGCGACGCAAGCAGCCGCGGCGGCAGCGGCCCCACCTCAATCTCTGTCGTCATGGCTGACGGAGCTGGAGAACTACATCAATTCGCTCACCGGCCAGTACGCGACGTTTTGGCAGCAACTGATCGCGGGCGTGACGGGGAGCTCGGACGTCGCACCGATGTGGGAGGCGCTGTACTCCGCCATTTCGTCGATCGGCAGTCAGGGCACCTGGACCAACGTCGTCAATGCCAGTATCGGCCTTGGTGTTTCGCAGTGGAAGAACTTCTTCATCTACGCGCCGTGGAGTGCCGCGATGGCCAAGTCGTCGCTGGGCGCCGGTCTGGCTTCACCAGGGCATCTTGCTGCGGTCGGCGCGGTGCGGCCGGTGTCGGCGGTTCTGGGCGGCGCGCCGACGGTGGGATCGATGTCGGTGCCGCCAAGCTGGGCGACCGCCACCCCGGCGATCAGGTTGACCTCCAGCGCGCTGCCGGCCGGCGTCGCAGCGGCGCCCGCGGCCGAGTTCCCGGCCGCAATGATCAACGAGGCGACCCTGGGCAGTTTGGCGGGCGGTGCGCTGGGCAGCCCGGTCTCGCGCGTCGTCGGCGCAACCGGCATCCAGGCCCGCGCGATCACCGGCGAGCGCCGCGTGGGTCCGGTCAAACTCGACCGCGTCATCGCGCAACTGCAAGAACAGCCCGACCAGGTGCAGCACTGGAGCGTCGACGAAGCCGGGCTCGACGACTTGGTTGCCAGGCTGACGACCACGCCCGGCGTCCACGCGGTGCACGTCACCGACGACGTCCAGACCCCGCTCGTTCCGACCGAATCCAACCTCGGGTAG
- a CDS encoding DUF7937 domain-containing protein, producing the protein MCAVSDRPRYPGGTVSQSSDEAPTGPIRGVPAADPQVAGAPAPRRNVVADLTAAVLLLAAALLPWNLYFGIAIADSNPSVFAALIGVTLLSLIAIALPGFGRTVSGLRLALNAPYLALVLGFVGFDAFETVRFGGSVTVPGGVGPGAWLGVAGALLSTQSGGHAAAPDDDAADGRHRSAQIIGYVSMLAAALSFGFTLYWRVKYALGDSAGDFGKQNIAVIVTATVYGLVALLAVLVASRWLLSGTRASRLATIALGASTLVAGIIVWLLPVGRDIDAFHGIAQNTSTAGVGFEGYLAWAAAAAIFVPRTLFGRARTVSSEEGAWRAAARTGLLLIVIWSLGSVAMRITDLAVAVSLNYPYSRYDSVVLAAFDVATAALAIWLRINLGKASASARLITTLCGLVATLSISRVIVGVVLAPRFQEAPNAVQNPVYGNDLAQQITSTFDVALSALAVCILVAAIITGHFSRLRRRRRAARRRAVAQNAEAPTTHIPTGALPASADATTRIHTGESPTTAIPQLAGAPRIFRGPEDQDSATSQLPISKPQIYRPPHDPS; encoded by the coding sequence ATGTGCGCCGTCAGTGACCGTCCTCGATACCCGGGGGGAACCGTGAGCCAGAGCAGCGACGAGGCGCCTACCGGCCCCATCAGGGGTGTGCCGGCGGCGGACCCGCAGGTTGCCGGGGCGCCGGCCCCGCGACGCAACGTCGTGGCCGACCTGACCGCCGCCGTGTTGCTCCTCGCTGCGGCGCTGCTGCCGTGGAACCTGTACTTCGGCATCGCGATCGCCGACAGCAACCCGTCCGTGTTCGCGGCCCTGATCGGGGTGACGCTGCTTTCGCTGATCGCCATCGCGTTGCCCGGTTTCGGGCGGACGGTCAGCGGGCTTCGGCTGGCGCTCAACGCTCCCTATTTGGCGCTGGTGCTCGGCTTCGTCGGGTTCGACGCGTTCGAGACCGTCCGCTTCGGCGGATCCGTGACCGTGCCGGGCGGTGTCGGGCCGGGCGCCTGGCTGGGTGTGGCCGGCGCGCTGCTGAGCACGCAATCGGGCGGTCACGCCGCGGCGCCGGACGACGACGCCGCGGACGGGCGGCACCGGTCCGCCCAGATCATCGGCTACGTCTCGATGCTGGCCGCGGCATTGAGCTTCGGCTTCACCCTGTACTGGCGGGTGAAGTACGCGCTGGGCGACTCGGCCGGCGACTTCGGTAAGCAGAACATCGCGGTCATCGTGACGGCGACGGTGTACGGCCTGGTCGCGTTGCTCGCGGTGCTCGTGGCTTCGCGGTGGCTGCTCAGCGGCACCAGGGCGTCCCGGCTGGCGACGATCGCGCTCGGAGCCTCGACGCTGGTCGCCGGGATCATCGTCTGGCTGCTCCCGGTCGGCCGTGACATCGACGCGTTCCACGGCATCGCGCAGAACACGTCGACGGCGGGCGTCGGGTTCGAGGGCTATCTGGCGTGGGCCGCGGCCGCGGCGATCTTCGTGCCGCGCACGCTGTTCGGGCGGGCCCGCACCGTGTCGTCCGAGGAAGGCGCCTGGCGGGCGGCGGCCCGAACCGGCCTGCTGCTCATCGTCATTTGGAGCCTGGGGTCGGTGGCGATGCGGATCACCGACCTGGCCGTCGCAGTGAGCCTGAACTACCCGTACTCGCGCTACGATAGCGTGGTGCTGGCCGCGTTCGACGTGGCCACCGCCGCCCTGGCCATCTGGCTGCGGATCAACCTGGGCAAAGCGTCGGCCTCGGCCCGGCTGATCACGACGCTGTGCGGACTTGTTGCCACACTGAGCATTTCGCGGGTCATCGTAGGCGTCGTGCTGGCGCCGCGGTTCCAGGAAGCGCCCAATGCTGTGCAAAACCCGGTCTACGGAAACGATTTGGCCCAGCAGATCACCAGCACCTTCGACGTCGCGCTGTCCGCGCTGGCGGTGTGCATCCTGGTGGCGGCGATCATCACCGGACACTTCAGCCGGCTGCGGCGGCGTCGCCGGGCCGCCCGCAGGCGTGCCGTCGCGCAGAATGCCGAGGCGCCGACTACCCACATCCCGACCGGCGCTCTCCCCGCCTCGGCCGATGCGACGACCCGGATCCACACCGGCGAATCACCCACCACCGCAATACCGCAACTGGCCGGTGCGCCGCGGATCTTCCGCGGCCCGGAAGACCAAGACTCGGCCACCAGCCAGCTACCGATCTCCAAGCCGCAGATCTACCGGCCGCCGCACGACCCGTCCTAG
- a CDS encoding beta-ketoacyl-ACP synthase III — translation MQQIAATNGPRNIGLLSVGAYRPERVVTNEELCRNIDSSDEWIYSRTGIKTRRFAAADESVASMSVEASREAIAKAALEATDIDGVIVATSTQFLQTPASAPAVASALGATGVPAFDISAGCAGFGYAVGVAADMIRGGSVAKMLVIGSEKLSPTVDMLDRSNCFIFADGAAAVVLGETPEQGIGPTVWGSDGEQAMAIRQDIDWIAYTENPTGPRPFLRLEGSAVFRWAAFEMGKVGRQAMDAAGVRSDQIDVFIPHQANARINEVLAKNLNLRPDAIVANDIEHTGNTSAASIPLAMAELLATGASRPGDLALLIGYGAGLSYAAQVVRMPNY, via the coding sequence ATGCAGCAGATCGCCGCGACAAATGGGCCCAGGAACATCGGACTGCTCAGCGTCGGCGCCTACCGCCCCGAACGCGTGGTCACCAACGAGGAGCTGTGTCGCAACATCGACTCCTCCGACGAGTGGATCTACTCGCGCACCGGCATCAAGACCCGCCGCTTCGCCGCCGCCGACGAATCCGTCGCGTCGATGTCGGTCGAGGCCAGCCGCGAAGCGATCGCCAAGGCCGCACTGGAAGCGACCGACATCGACGGCGTCATCGTCGCCACCAGCACCCAGTTCTTGCAGACCCCGGCCAGCGCACCGGCGGTCGCTTCGGCGTTGGGCGCAACCGGTGTGCCCGCATTCGACATCTCGGCGGGATGCGCCGGCTTCGGCTACGCGGTGGGCGTCGCGGCCGACATGATCCGCGGCGGCAGCGTGGCCAAGATGCTGGTCATCGGTTCGGAGAAACTGTCCCCCACCGTGGACATGCTCGACCGCAGCAACTGCTTCATCTTCGCCGACGGCGCCGCCGCGGTCGTGCTTGGCGAGACGCCCGAGCAGGGAATCGGGCCGACCGTCTGGGGCAGCGACGGCGAGCAGGCCATGGCCATCCGTCAGGACATCGACTGGATCGCGTACACCGAGAACCCGACCGGCCCGCGCCCGTTTCTTCGGCTCGAAGGCAGCGCTGTCTTCCGTTGGGCCGCATTCGAAATGGGCAAGGTCGGGCGACAGGCGATGGACGCCGCGGGCGTGCGGTCCGATCAGATCGACGTATTCATCCCGCATCAGGCCAACGCCCGGATCAACGAGGTACTGGCCAAGAATCTGAACCTGCGCCCGGACGCGATTGTCGCCAATGACATTGAGCACACCGGGAATACGTCCGCGGCGTCCATTCCGCTGGCGATGGCCGAGCTGCTCGCCACCGGGGCGTCGCGGCCCGGCGATCTGGCCCTGCTGATCGGATACGGCGCGGGCCTGAGCTATGCCGCGCAGGTCGTGCGGATGCCCAACTACTGA
- a CDS encoding DUF732 domain-containing protein, with translation MKLLLAVLGIAMGFVIAVPGHAETGVDEAAVDDNNEIFLADLHAVGISFADPGQAIAAGKSVCGLISRGVSGLQLLNDLKENNPALTTSGAAQFATISAKSYCPKQLEETGRGGRG, from the coding sequence ATGAAACTGCTGCTAGCCGTTCTCGGCATCGCGATGGGATTCGTCATCGCGGTGCCCGGGCATGCCGAAACCGGTGTCGATGAAGCTGCCGTCGATGACAACAACGAAATCTTCCTGGCGGACCTGCATGCGGTGGGGATCAGCTTTGCGGACCCCGGCCAAGCGATAGCCGCGGGAAAATCGGTGTGCGGATTGATCTCTCGCGGCGTGTCCGGTCTGCAGCTTCTCAATGATCTCAAGGAAAACAACCCCGCGCTGACCACCAGTGGTGCGGCCCAGTTCGCGACGATTTCCGCGAAGTCGTACTGCCCGAAACAACTCGAGGAAACTGGCAGGGGCGGACGCGGTTAG
- a CDS encoding SDR family oxidoreductase, translating into MSTAPLAGRRALVTGGARGIGAGIVRRLAADGAAVAFTYASSAAEADKLVAEVTANGTKAVAIRADSADPAQVSAAVEQAVADLGGLDILVNNAGTAYMAPIDEYPQEQFDRVVAINIGGVYSAIRSAIGHLGEGSRIINIGSINADRVPVAGLAVYAMTKGAVASLTLGLARELGPRGITVNNVQPGPIDTDMNPADGAFADAMRQVMALDHYGHTGDVAAVVSFLAGPEAGFVTGANWNVDGGYTA; encoded by the coding sequence ATGAGCACAGCACCCCTAGCCGGACGCCGAGCGCTGGTAACCGGCGGCGCGCGCGGAATCGGCGCGGGAATCGTGCGCCGGCTCGCCGCCGACGGTGCCGCGGTGGCGTTCACCTACGCGTCATCGGCCGCCGAGGCGGACAAGCTCGTTGCCGAGGTGACCGCCAACGGGACCAAGGCGGTGGCCATTCGCGCCGACAGCGCCGATCCGGCACAGGTCAGCGCAGCGGTCGAGCAGGCCGTCGCCGACCTCGGCGGATTGGACATCCTCGTCAACAATGCCGGGACCGCGTACATGGCGCCGATCGACGAATACCCGCAGGAGCAGTTCGACCGCGTGGTGGCGATCAACATCGGCGGCGTTTATTCGGCGATCCGCAGCGCGATCGGTCACCTCGGCGAGGGTTCGCGGATCATCAACATCGGCAGCATCAACGCCGACCGTGTCCCGGTCGCGGGGTTGGCCGTGTACGCGATGACCAAGGGCGCGGTCGCATCGCTGACCCTTGGCCTGGCCCGCGAGCTGGGTCCGCGCGGAATCACCGTGAACAACGTGCAGCCCGGTCCGATCGACACCGACATGAACCCCGCCGATGGCGCATTCGCGGACGCCATGCGGCAAGTCATGGCGCTGGACCACTACGGGCACACCGGTGACGTCGCCGCAGTCGTGAGTTTCCTGGCTGGCCCGGAGGCGGGATTCGTGACGGGAGCCAACTGGAACGTCGACGGCGGATATACCGCCTGA
- a CDS encoding 1,4-dihydroxy-2-naphthoate polyprenyltransferase, with the protein MATFAQWISGARPRTLPNAIAPVVAGTGAAAWQHGAVWWKALLALAVAVALTVGVNYANDYSDGIRGTDDVRSGPARLVGSKLATPRAVLTAAVASLAVSAAAGLALALLSAPWLIAVGVACIAGAWLYTGGSRPYGYAGFGEVAVFVFFGLVAVLGTQYTQALRVDWVGLVLAVATGALSSSVLVANNLRDIPTDAQAHKITLAVRLGDTRTRLFYQGLLATAGVLTLVLMLATPWCAVGLIATPLALRAAGPVRSGRGGPELIPVLRDTGLTMLVWAVAVAAALALAHPA; encoded by the coding sequence GTGGCCACTTTTGCGCAGTGGATTTCGGGGGCCCGACCGCGGACGCTGCCCAATGCGATCGCGCCGGTCGTCGCGGGCACCGGTGCGGCGGCCTGGCAGCACGGCGCCGTGTGGTGGAAGGCGCTGCTGGCGCTGGCCGTCGCCGTCGCGCTGACGGTCGGCGTCAACTACGCCAACGACTACTCCGACGGCATCCGGGGCACCGACGACGTCCGGTCCGGCCCGGCCCGGCTGGTGGGCTCGAAACTGGCGACGCCGCGAGCGGTGCTGACCGCCGCGGTGGCGTCGCTCGCGGTGAGCGCGGCGGCCGGTCTGGCGCTGGCCCTGCTCAGCGCGCCATGGCTGATCGCGGTCGGTGTCGCGTGCATCGCGGGCGCCTGGCTGTACACCGGCGGTTCGAGGCCCTACGGGTATGCGGGCTTCGGCGAGGTCGCGGTGTTCGTGTTCTTCGGGCTGGTCGCCGTGCTGGGCACGCAGTACACCCAGGCGCTGCGGGTGGACTGGGTGGGACTGGTGCTGGCGGTGGCCACGGGCGCGCTGTCGTCGTCGGTGCTGGTGGCCAACAATCTGCGGGACATCCCGACTGACGCGCAGGCGCACAAGATCACCCTGGCGGTGCGGCTCGGCGATACCCGCACCCGGTTGTTCTATCAGGGACTGCTGGCGACCGCCGGGGTGCTGACGCTGGTGCTGATGCTGGCGACGCCGTGGTGTGCGGTGGGGTTGATTGCCACCCCGTTGGCGCTGCGCGCCGCCGGGCCGGTGCGATCCGGGCGCGGCGGCCCCGAGCTGATCCCGGTGCTGCGGGACACCGGGCTGACGATGCTGGTCTGGGCGGTCGCGGTGGCCGCGGCACTGGCGCTGGCCCACCCTGCCTGA
- a CDS encoding TIGR04282 family arsenosugar biosynthesis glycosyltransferase, whose protein sequence is MTDLPATLLVVAKAPEPGLAKTRLAASVGDRVAAEIAAAALLDTLDAVAAAAVSSRVVALTGDLDAAAGAAQIRQRLASFTVIEQRGDDFADRLANAHADAADGFPVLQIGMDTPQVTAELLTDCARRLLRAPAVLGPADDGGWWVLGVQNPAMAECLRAVPMSQPDTGELTRKALHDNGIDVLLVQQLSDFDVIADVAAVREACAPASRFARATRAAGL, encoded by the coding sequence ATGACCGACCTCCCGGCCACGCTGCTGGTGGTCGCCAAGGCGCCGGAGCCCGGACTGGCCAAGACCCGGCTGGCGGCTTCGGTCGGCGATCGGGTCGCGGCCGAGATCGCCGCGGCGGCGTTGCTGGACACGCTCGACGCGGTGGCCGCCGCCGCGGTGAGCTCGCGGGTGGTGGCGTTGACCGGCGACCTGGATGCGGCCGCCGGTGCGGCGCAGATCCGGCAGCGGCTCGCGTCGTTCACGGTGATCGAGCAGCGCGGTGACGACTTCGCCGACCGGCTGGCCAACGCCCACGCCGACGCGGCTGACGGCTTCCCGGTACTGCAGATCGGCATGGACACCCCGCAGGTGACGGCCGAGCTGTTGACCGACTGCGCGCGCCGGCTGTTACGGGCGCCGGCGGTGCTCGGCCCGGCCGACGACGGCGGTTGGTGGGTGCTCGGGGTGCAGAATCCGGCGATGGCCGAATGCCTGCGCGCCGTGCCGATGTCTCAACCCGACACCGGGGAGCTCACGCGAAAAGCTCTGCACGACAACGGTATTGACGTTCTACTGGTGCAGCAGCTGAGCGACTTCGATGTCATCGCCGATGTCGCCGCGGTACGAGAGGCGTGCGCACCGGCCAGCCGTTTCGCACGCGCCACCCGCGCGGCGGGACTGTAA
- a CDS encoding DUF4229 domain-containing protein, producing the protein MSEGPSDNSTGNTPSDDAPQRTRDSAVVDVLLYAAARLLLALVLTAVIYLAARLLGVNQIPIVVAALFALIIAMPLGIWLFGPLRRRATASLAVSGERRRAEREHLQARLRGEAGDDEPSKS; encoded by the coding sequence GTGTCAGAAGGGCCAAGCGACAACAGCACTGGGAACACTCCGTCGGACGACGCGCCGCAGCGCACCCGCGACAGCGCGGTTGTCGACGTTTTGCTCTACGCGGCGGCGCGGCTGCTGCTGGCGCTCGTGCTCACTGCAGTGATCTATCTCGCGGCGCGGCTGCTCGGCGTCAATCAGATCCCGATCGTCGTCGCGGCTTTGTTCGCGTTGATCATCGCGATGCCGCTGGGCATCTGGCTGTTCGGCCCGCTGCGCCGGCGTGCCACGGCTTCGCTTGCGGTTTCCGGCGAACGCCGGCGCGCCGAACGCGAACACCTGCAAGCCCGGCTGCGCGGTGAGGCCGGCGACGACGAACCCTCCAAGAGCTGA
- a CDS encoding TetR/AcrR family transcriptional regulator translates to MAVGRPRQFDPEQVEGIAMRLFWHRGFDAVSISDLTEATGVNRRGIYAEFGSKEGLFERAKRRYINGPGGYMATALARATAREVAEAMVHGAADATSGDPDGCLLVGSAVGLAEFRDAAARELARRFDKAVTAGELCDVDTMLLARWISAVCQGIAIQARSGADRAELHAIANLALAGWPKS, encoded by the coding sequence GTGGCGGTAGGGCGACCCCGGCAGTTCGACCCCGAACAGGTCGAGGGCATCGCGATGCGGCTGTTCTGGCACCGTGGCTTCGACGCCGTGTCGATCAGTGATCTGACCGAGGCGACGGGGGTGAATCGTCGGGGCATCTACGCCGAGTTCGGCTCGAAAGAAGGCCTCTTCGAGCGGGCCAAGCGGCGCTACATCAATGGTCCGGGCGGCTACATGGCAACGGCGCTCGCCCGCGCGACCGCCCGCGAGGTCGCCGAAGCCATGGTGCATGGAGCGGCCGACGCGACATCGGGTGACCCGGATGGCTGCCTGCTGGTCGGAAGCGCGGTGGGATTGGCCGAGTTTCGTGATGCGGCCGCGCGTGAGCTGGCACGCCGGTTCGACAAGGCGGTGACCGCGGGCGAACTCTGCGACGTCGACACCATGTTGCTGGCTCGCTGGATTAGCGCGGTCTGCCAAGGCATTGCAATCCAGGCCCGTAGCGGTGCCGATCGTGCGGAACTGCACGCGATCGCCAATCTGGCCTTGGCGGGTTGGCCGAAGTCCTAG
- a CDS encoding NAD-dependent epimerase/dehydratase family protein — protein MRVLLTGAAGFIGSRVDAALRAAGHEVIGVDMLLPAAHGPNSLLPNGCHRVDVRDAEALAPLLDGVDLVCHQAAMVGAGVDAADAPAYGGHNDYGTTVLLAQMFAAGVSRLVLASSMVVYGQGRYECPQHGEVDPLPRRRADLDAGAFEHRCPLGGEELAWRLVDEDAALRPRSLYAASKTAQEHYALAWSESTGGSVVALRYHNVYGPGMPRDTPYSGVAAIFRSALEKGQAPRVFEDGGQMRDFVHVDDVAAANLAATADRDGFTAVNVCSGRPISILDVATAICEARDEAVSPVITGQYRSGDVRHIVADPARAAEVLGFRAAIDPRKGLREFAFAPLR, from the coding sequence GTGAGGGTGTTGCTGACCGGCGCGGCCGGTTTCATCGGGTCGCGGGTGGACGCGGCGCTGCGCGCGGCGGGTCACGAGGTGATCGGCGTCGACATGCTGTTGCCTGCCGCGCACGGACCAAACTCGTTGCTGCCCAACGGATGTCACCGGGTCGACGTCCGGGACGCCGAGGCGCTGGCCCCGCTGCTCGACGGTGTGGATCTGGTGTGTCACCAGGCCGCGATGGTGGGCGCCGGCGTCGACGCGGCCGACGCGCCCGCCTACGGCGGTCACAACGACTACGGCACCACGGTGCTGCTGGCGCAGATGTTCGCCGCCGGGGTTTCTCGCCTGGTGCTGGCATCGTCGATGGTGGTGTACGGGCAGGGCCGCTATGAATGCCCGCAGCACGGGGAGGTCGACCCGCTGCCGCGACGGCGCGCGGACCTCGATGCCGGCGCCTTCGAGCACCGCTGTCCGCTCGGCGGCGAGGAGCTGGCCTGGCGGCTGGTCGACGAGGATGCCGCCCTGCGGCCGCGCAGCCTGTACGCCGCCAGCAAGACGGCCCAGGAGCATTACGCGCTGGCGTGGTCGGAGTCGACGGGCGGCTCGGTGGTGGCGTTGCGCTACCACAACGTCTACGGTCCCGGCATGCCGCGCGATACCCCGTACTCCGGAGTGGCGGCGATCTTCCGCTCGGCGCTGGAAAAGGGCCAGGCGCCAAGGGTTTTCGAAGACGGCGGCCAGATGCGCGACTTCGTCCACGTCGACGATGTGGCGGCCGCCAACCTCGCTGCCACCGCTGACCGCGACGGTTTCACCGCGGTCAATGTCTGCTCGGGACGGCCGATCTCGATCCTGGACGTGGCCACGGCGATCTGCGAGGCGCGCGACGAGGCGGTGTCCCCGGTGATCACCGGGCAGTACCGCAGCGGCGACGTGCGCCACATCGTCGCAGACCCCGCCCGTGCCGCCGAGGTGTTGGGCTTCCGAGCGGCGATCGATCCGCGTAAAGGCCTGCGCGAGTTCGCGTTCGCGCCGCTGCGCTGA
- a CDS encoding S-methyl-5'-thioadenosine phosphorylase gives MLGVIGGSGFYTFFGSDVHHVSPDTPYGPPSAPLTVGTVGEHEVAFLPRHGAKHEYSAHTVPYRANMWALRSLGVRRVLAPCAVGSLNPAYGPGSIVVPDQLVDRTNSRADTYFDSGAIHVDFADPYCPALREAATGLPEVVDGGTMVVIQGPRFSTRAESQWFASAGFTLVNMTGYPEAVLARELEICYATIALVTDLDAGVGHGDGVKTVDVMVEFEKNIEPFKTLVREAIARVAVERDCTHCLSHTGVTLPFELP, from the coding sequence ATGCTCGGAGTGATCGGCGGCAGCGGCTTCTATACATTCTTCGGCTCCGACGTGCACCACGTCAGCCCCGACACCCCGTACGGCCCGCCCAGCGCCCCGCTGACGGTGGGCACTGTCGGGGAGCACGAAGTCGCCTTCCTGCCCCGGCACGGCGCCAAGCACGAGTACTCGGCGCACACCGTGCCGTACCGCGCCAACATGTGGGCGCTGCGCTCGCTGGGTGTGCGGCGGGTGCTCGCGCCGTGCGCGGTGGGCAGTCTGAATCCCGCGTATGGACCGGGCTCCATCGTGGTGCCCGATCAGCTGGTGGATCGCACCAACAGCCGCGCGGACACCTACTTCGACTCCGGTGCGATTCACGTCGACTTCGCCGACCCGTATTGCCCGGCCTTGCGCGAGGCGGCCACCGGCCTGCCCGAGGTGGTCGACGGCGGCACCATGGTGGTGATCCAGGGCCCGCGATTTTCCACCCGCGCCGAGAGTCAGTGGTTCGCCTCGGCGGGTTTCACGCTGGTAAACATGACCGGATATCCGGAGGCGGTGCTGGCTCGTGAACTTGAAATCTGTTATGCGACAATCGCTTTGGTGACCGATTTGGATGCCGGCGTCGGCCACGGTGACGGCGTGAAGACGGTCGACGTGATGGTGGAATTCGAGAAGAACATCGAGCCGTTCAAGACGCTGGTGCGCGAGGCCATCGCCCGGGTTGCCGTTGAGCGCGACTGCACGCACTGCCTGTCGCACACCGGCGTCACGCTGCCGTTCGAGCTGCCGTGA
- a CDS encoding glycosyltransferase family 2 protein, with amino-acid sequence MPGDLVTVVLPCLNEEESLPAVLAAIPAGYRALVVDNNSTDDTAGVATRHGADVVAEPRPGYGSAVHAGVVAATTPIVAVIDADGSMDAGDLPRLVAALEQGADMATGRRRPVAGLHWPWVARVGTVVMSWRLRTRHGLPVHDIAPMRVARRDALLGLGVVDRRSGYPLELLVRAAAAGWSVVELDVSYGPRTGGKSKVSGSLRGSITAILDFWKVIS; translated from the coding sequence ATGCCCGGCGATCTGGTCACGGTGGTGCTGCCGTGTCTGAACGAGGAGGAGTCGTTGCCGGCGGTCCTGGCCGCCATTCCCGCCGGCTATCGAGCACTGGTCGTGGACAACAACAGCACCGATGACACCGCGGGCGTCGCCACCCGGCACGGCGCTGACGTCGTCGCCGAACCGCGGCCCGGATACGGCTCGGCGGTGCACGCCGGCGTGGTCGCCGCGACGACTCCGATCGTGGCGGTCATCGACGCCGACGGCTCGATGGATGCCGGCGACTTGCCGCGGCTGGTCGCCGCGCTCGAGCAGGGTGCGGACATGGCGACCGGCCGGCGGCGGCCCGTGGCCGGGCTGCACTGGCCGTGGGTCGCGCGGGTGGGCACCGTGGTGATGAGCTGGCGACTGCGCACCCGTCACGGGCTGCCGGTCCACGACATCGCGCCAATGCGGGTCGCCCGCCGGGATGCGCTGCTGGGTCTCGGGGTCGTCGATCGACGCTCCGGGTATCCGCTTGAGTTGCTGGTGCGTGCCGCGGCGGCCGGCTGGAGTGTCGTCGAGCTCGACGTCAGCTATGGCCCCCGCACCGGTGGCAAGTCGAAGGTCAGCGGTTCACTGCGGGGCAGCATCACCGCGATCCTGGACTTCTGGAAAGTGATTTCATGA